TGTGATAAAAGATAAAAGACAGAATCAAAATGGCTATCTGGGAGAAAGCTAAAGTGGATAATCTTTTTTTAAGCCGATGATTCAAGAGAAAACCTCCTAAATGCTTAATTGTAGAGGGATAGACCCTTTTAGTATTATACATTAAAATTGATATAATTAAAAACTATATCACAAAAATTGTAATCCTTGGATAAAAATTGTTGCTACTCTATAAATTAAAATTGAAAAAGTAATGTACAAATTCTGAAATAAATGTATAATAAGGAATGTAGTAATTTTTCAGAATAATAGAAAAGGGAGGTCTACTAGTGAAGAAATCAAAATTTTCACTGCTTTTAGTTTTAGCACTAGTTTTAAGCATGTTCTTATCTGCTTGTTCAGGCAGTAAGAAAGATGACACAGACAAGACTAAAAATGCAACTAAGGAGAAGGCACCAGAACAGGTACTTAATGTTTTAGAATCTGCCGAAATTCCTACAATGGATAGCGTTATGGCTCAAGACGTTGTCAGCTTTACAATGTTAAATGCTGTAAACGAAGGCTTATATCGTTTAGATCCAGATCAAAAAGTTATCGATGGTGTTGCTGACGGTAAACCGGTAGCAAACGCTGATGGAACAGTTTATACAATTAAATTAAAACAAGATACTAAATGGTCAAATGGAGATCCTGTAACAGCCCATGACTTTGTATATGCATGGCAACGTTCGATCGATCCTGCAACTGCTTCACCATATGGCCCTTACTTTATGTCAGGAAAAATCAAAAATGCTAGTGAAATTGCTGCTGGTAAAATGAAAGCAAGCGAACTAGGAATTAAAGCAACAGATGATTATACATTAGAAATAACTCTTGTTCAGCCGCTTCCATACTTTGATTCTTTCATCACTTTCCCATTGTTCCAACCACAGGATGAAAAGTATGTTAAATCTCAAGGCAAAGACTATGGAAAAGATGCTGCACATTTAATTTATAACGGACCATTTACAATGACTAAATGGGATGGCCCTCAAGGAACTGAGTGGGTCTTAGCTAAAAATGATACTTACTGGGATGCAAAAAATGTCTCTTTAAAAACTGTTAACTTTAACGTTTCTAAAGATCCACAAGCTTCTGCAAATGCTTTTGAAGCAGGAGAAGTTGACATCACACCAAAACTTGCACAACCAGCTATTATTTCACAATATGAAAATTCACCAAACCTTGAACGTTATTTAGAACCTTCTGTTTTCTGGTTGAAATTCAACGAGAAAAACCCTATTCTAAAAAATGTTAATATTCGTAAAGCTCTATCTTTAGCAGTTGATAAAGAAGCTTTCACTAAAGACGTATTAGCAAACGGTTCAGTGCCTGCAAATTATATTGTAGCAGCTGACTTTACTTCATTAAACGGAAAAGATTTCCGTGCTGACACAGGCAAATATCTTGAATCCAATAAAGATGAAGCTAAAAAATATTGGGAAAAAGGTTTAGCTGAACTTGGCAAAAAAGAAATTACACTTGATTATGTTGGTCAAGATACTGAAACATCTAAAGTAAGTGATGCTTTCATTAAAGATCAACTAGAAAAAACTTTAACTGGTTTAAAAGTTAATTTAACAGCTGTTCCTTTCAGCGTTAAATTAGAGCGCGAAGACAAACAACAATACGATATCTTATTTAGCGGTTGGGGTCCAGACTATGCAGACCCAATGACTTATATGGATCTTTGGTTATCTGATGGTACTCAACAACATATGAGCTATGCTAACCCTAAAGTTGATAAATTGATCAAAGATGCTGCTGGTCCTCTAGCAACTAAACCTGAAGAACGCTGGAAAGCAATGCAAGAAGCTGAAAAGATTGTTCTTGAAGATGATGCTGCTTTAGCTCCAATGTATCAACGTGCAGTTAACAAACTAATTAGCTCTAAAGTTAAAGGTTTTGCACACCATGCATTTGGACCTGATTATAGTGTTCAATGGGTTAAGATTGTAAACGTTAAAAAGTAAAAACAAGTATAACAACTAACCAAATAAAAAGAGAGTATATTAACGATATACTCTCTTTTTCCCTGCAAGGGAATTGTCGAACTATGATGAATTTTTAATTAACTAGGAGGTGGGGACATGTCAAAGTATATTTTACAACGGATAGTGTACATGTTGATTACCATGTTTATAGTTGTATCTGTTACTTTTTTCCTCATGAAACTTATTCCAGGAACTCCCTTTAGTGCTGCTTCGAAACTTAATCATGAACAACTTGATATCATGAAAAATAAGTATGGCTTAAATGACCCTGTCCCAGTTCAATATGCCCGCTATATGTCGAACATGGTAAAAGGTGATTTAGGAGTTTCCTTCCAATTTAATAACACCCCTGTTACAGAACTTCTATCATTACGCATAAGACCTTCTGCCGTTCTAGGTTTCCAAGCAATGATAATTGGTTCATTACTTGGGATTATTTTAGGTGTCCTTGCGGCTCTAAAACAAAACACATGGGTAGACTATGGAGCGACTTTTATTGCGGTGGTAGGGAAATCAATCCCTTCATTTATTTTTGCCGGATTACTTCAATATTATATTGCGGTTAAATTAGGTTGGCTTCCAGTTATGTTTTGGCGAGGTCCAGAATATACAGTCCTTCCTACTATTGCTCTAGCAATGTTTCCAATATCAATATCAGCCCGATTTATGCGCACAGAAATGATTGACGTATTAGGATCAGATTATATCACCTTGGCAAAGGCTAAAGGAGCAAGTTATTTTCAAATTAGTGTAAAACATGCCCTTAGAAATGCATTAATTCCAGTTGTTACAGTACTTGGCCCATTGGCAGTTAGTTTAATGACAGGGTCCCTGGTTATCGAGAGGATTTTTGGAATCCCAGGTCTAGGGGAACAATTTGTTAAATCGATTGCAGTTAATGATTACCCAGTAATAATGGGAACGTCTATTTTATTTGCATTATTATTTGTATTAATTATTCTAGTTGTCGATATCCTTTATGGAGTCATTGATCCACGTATTCGGATTTCGGGGGGGAAAACTAAGTGATCAACAATGAACAAAAAATCGCCAAAGAAATGTTTGAACCCGCCCATGTTGATTTATCAAAAAGTGAGAGAATTGCAAAGCCAAGTCTAAATTTTTGGCAAGATTCATGGTTGCGTGTACGAAAAAATAAAGGTGCTGTAGTAAGTTTTGTTGTCTTAGTCATTTTAATTCTTATGGCATTTATTGGACCATTATTAACACCATATGCCTATGATACACAAAATACCAAAAATGCAAACTTGCCGCCACGAATCGAAAGTCTTGAAAATGTAAGTTGGCTCCCATTTCAAGGAGAGTTAACCAGAAGAGATGGTACCGTAACACATCCATATGAATTACGAAACGTCAAGGAGTCATATTGGTTCGGTACAGATGGATTAGGACGGGATATCTTTGCACGAATCTGGAAGGGCACCCAAGTTTCGTTGTTAATCGCTGTTATTGCAGCTTTGATTGACATGATCATTGGTGTCACATATGGGGCGGTTTCCGGTTATGTAGGTGGACTTGTTGATAGTTCCATGCAGCGTGTTGTGGAAGTCCTCGTTGGAATTCCTAACTTAATCGTTGTAGTTTTAATG
The Neobacillus sp. PS3-40 genome window above contains:
- the opp3C gene encoding oligopeptide ABC transporter permease: MINNEQKIAKEMFEPAHVDLSKSERIAKPSLNFWQDSWLRVRKNKGAVVSFVVLVILILMAFIGPLLTPYAYDTQNTKNANLPPRIESLENVSWLPFQGELTRRDGTVTHPYELRNVKESYWFGTDGLGRDIFARIWKGTQVSLLIAVIAALIDMIIGVTYGAVSGYVGGLVDSSMQRVVEVLVGIPNLIVVVLMILILKPGITPIIIALSITGWISMSRVVRASVLKYKNQEFVLAAKTLGASDVSIIFKHMIPNMFGVIIINTMFSIPNAIFFEAFLSFIGLGLQEPNASLGTLINEGFKGMLAFPYQMIIPAIMISVIMVSFNLIADGLRDALDPKMRD
- the opp3b gene encoding oligopeptide ABC transporter permease, with product MSKYILQRIVYMLITMFIVVSVTFFLMKLIPGTPFSAASKLNHEQLDIMKNKYGLNDPVPVQYARYMSNMVKGDLGVSFQFNNTPVTELLSLRIRPSAVLGFQAMIIGSLLGIILGVLAALKQNTWVDYGATFIAVVGKSIPSFIFAGLLQYYIAVKLGWLPVMFWRGPEYTVLPTIALAMFPISISARFMRTEMIDVLGSDYITLAKAKGASYFQISVKHALRNALIPVVTVLGPLAVSLMTGSLVIERIFGIPGLGEQFVKSIAVNDYPVIMGTSILFALLFVLIILVVDILYGVIDPRIRISGGKTK
- a CDS encoding peptide ABC transporter substrate-binding protein; the protein is MKKSKFSLLLVLALVLSMFLSACSGSKKDDTDKTKNATKEKAPEQVLNVLESAEIPTMDSVMAQDVVSFTMLNAVNEGLYRLDPDQKVIDGVADGKPVANADGTVYTIKLKQDTKWSNGDPVTAHDFVYAWQRSIDPATASPYGPYFMSGKIKNASEIAAGKMKASELGIKATDDYTLEITLVQPLPYFDSFITFPLFQPQDEKYVKSQGKDYGKDAAHLIYNGPFTMTKWDGPQGTEWVLAKNDTYWDAKNVSLKTVNFNVSKDPQASANAFEAGEVDITPKLAQPAIISQYENSPNLERYLEPSVFWLKFNEKNPILKNVNIRKALSLAVDKEAFTKDVLANGSVPANYIVAADFTSLNGKDFRADTGKYLESNKDEAKKYWEKGLAELGKKEITLDYVGQDTETSKVSDAFIKDQLEKTLTGLKVNLTAVPFSVKLEREDKQQYDILFSGWGPDYADPMTYMDLWLSDGTQQHMSYANPKVDKLIKDAAGPLATKPEERWKAMQEAEKIVLEDDAALAPMYQRAVNKLISSKVKGFAHHAFGPDYSVQWVKIVNVKK